From a region of the Ardenticatena maritima genome:
- a CDS encoding bifunctional nuclease family protein, whose protein sequence is MIPVTIDSIRVSLISQHRIVVLKEQEGERHLAIWIGPYEADAITLSLQGIRVARPLTHDLLKNVIETLGARVEYIVVNDLRDDTFYANIMLDVNGETIAIDSRPSDAIALAVRVNAPIFVEEHVMDEAGITPEPGHEELSPEEEEKLSVFKDFVESLDIDFDDE, encoded by the coding sequence ATGATTCCGGTCACAATTGATAGCATTCGCGTCAGTCTCATTTCTCAGCACCGCATTGTGGTGCTCAAAGAGCAGGAAGGCGAGCGGCATCTTGCCATTTGGATTGGTCCCTATGAAGCCGACGCCATTACGTTGAGCCTGCAAGGTATTCGTGTCGCGCGCCCTCTAACCCATGACTTGCTCAAAAACGTCATCGAAACGCTTGGCGCTCGCGTTGAATACATCGTCGTCAACGACCTGCGCGATGACACCTTTTACGCCAACATCATGCTCGACGTGAACGGCGAGACAATCGCCATTGACTCGCGTCCGAGCGACGCCATCGCCCTTGCTGTGCGCGTCAATGCGCCCATCTTTGTCGAAGAGCATGTCATGGACGAAGCCGGCATCACACCTGAACCTGGGCACGAAGAACTTTCGCCCGAAGAAGAAGAAAAGCTTTCCGTCTTCAAGGATTTCGTCGAAAGCCTGGACATTGACTTCGACGACGAATAA
- a CDS encoding histidine phosphatase family protein, translating into MNLYLIRHAESVNNARFRDADVIDLSLRDPDPALTDLGRVQAEHLARFIAHAAEPYTQHPHGRALLTHLVVSPMRRAIETAQAIARQASLPVEVWDDIHEVGGIFDSVDDQQQPLPGMTREEILALLPDAHLPPSITERGWWHQTTVETFAQAHERAQRVAERLRAYAAAHPEARLGLVSHGIFLTLLVRVLVGAPFREPLPAYFYHNNTGITRLEFIQPHEIAIHYTNFIGHLPSECLTY; encoded by the coding sequence ATGAACCTGTATCTCATCCGACATGCTGAATCGGTCAACAACGCCCGTTTTCGCGACGCCGACGTCATAGACCTGAGCCTGCGCGACCCCGATCCCGCCCTCACCGATTTGGGGCGCGTGCAGGCTGAACATCTGGCGCGCTTCATCGCTCACGCCGCCGAACCGTACACCCAGCACCCACACGGCAGAGCGTTGCTCACGCATCTCGTCGTCAGCCCCATGCGCCGCGCCATCGAAACCGCGCAAGCCATTGCCAGGCAAGCATCTCTTCCCGTCGAAGTCTGGGACGATATCCACGAAGTCGGGGGCATTTTCGATAGTGTGGACGACCAACAGCAGCCCCTCCCAGGCATGACCCGCGAGGAGATTCTGGCGCTCCTGCCAGACGCGCATTTGCCCCCAAGCATCACCGAACGGGGCTGGTGGCATCAGACCACAGTGGAAACATTCGCCCAAGCCCACGAACGCGCCCAGCGCGTCGCCGAACGCTTGCGCGCATACGCCGCGGCGCACCCCGAAGCACGCCTGGGGCTGGTCAGCCACGGCATCTTCTTGACGTTGCTGGTTCGTGTGCTGGTTGGCGCGCCGTTTCGCGAGCCGTTGCCGGCTTACTTCTACCACAACAACACCGGCATCACACGCCTGGAATTTATCCAACCGCATGAAATCGCCATTCACTACACCAACTTTATTGGTCATTTACCGAGTGAATGCCTCACGTACTAA
- a CDS encoding NAD(P)H-hydrate dehydratase produces MAIYVYTTEQMRALERAADAAGHSYAEMMEEAGAAVARVIHMLWPAEETRVVVLAGPGNNGGDGLVAARFLAQAGFSVTAFLWKRPEQDQQAEQARATGVAIFPAEEDLHRLQRAIERAHIVIDALLGTGLNRPIEGTLADILKIVQEEQKRSRQFDDAPLVWFTEDPSFSIKIPHRLSVVAVDIPTGINSDTGAVDPATVPADITITFAGPKVGQLLSPAATMQKAIIVADIGIPEAVKEASPAIAELVTPALAATLLPERSLLGHKGTFGRVLIIGGSVNYPGAPGLAAMAALRSGAGLITLGVPDLVAMALAPKQDLTNCTWLMLPHDLGALKPDAIKVLADEIPAYDALVLGPGLGQEEMTFAFVWALLGLRAHVAPRPSGIGFIKEHATPEPEAPTLPPTVIDADALNALAAFDEEWAPRLPPNHFVLTPHPGEMARLCGVEPSYVQANRLQLAQQKAQEWQQTVVLKGAYTIIAAPDGHVSVSPFATPVLATAGTGDVLAGLIGGLLAQGLAPYDAARLGVFLHGLAGRLLADEYETDRGVLATEVAQWLTHAISALANIAGE; encoded by the coding sequence ATGGCAATCTATGTGTACACCACCGAACAAATGCGGGCACTTGAACGCGCCGCCGATGCGGCTGGTCATTCCTATGCGGAGATGATGGAAGAAGCAGGGGCAGCGGTCGCCCGTGTGATTCACATGTTGTGGCCTGCGGAAGAGACGCGCGTTGTCGTGCTTGCGGGACCCGGCAACAATGGGGGCGATGGGCTCGTCGCCGCGCGTTTTTTGGCGCAAGCCGGCTTCAGCGTGACGGCGTTCCTCTGGAAACGCCCCGAACAAGACCAACAAGCCGAGCAAGCGCGCGCCACAGGTGTCGCGATTTTTCCCGCCGAAGAAGACCTGCACCGCCTGCAACGTGCCATTGAGCGGGCGCACATCGTCATTGACGCCCTCTTGGGCACAGGGCTCAACCGCCCCATCGAAGGCACACTCGCCGACATCTTGAAGATTGTGCAGGAAGAACAAAAACGTTCGCGCCAATTCGACGACGCGCCGCTGGTCTGGTTCACCGAAGACCCCTCGTTTTCCATCAAAATTCCGCACCGCCTGAGCGTTGTGGCTGTGGACATCCCGACGGGCATCAACAGCGACACCGGCGCCGTGGACCCCGCGACGGTGCCGGCGGACATCACCATCACATTCGCCGGTCCCAAAGTCGGGCAACTGCTTTCGCCCGCCGCCACCATGCAAAAAGCCATCATCGTCGCCGACATCGGCATTCCCGAAGCCGTCAAAGAAGCCAGCCCCGCTATCGCCGAGCTGGTGACGCCGGCGCTCGCCGCCACGCTCTTGCCGGAACGCTCCTTGTTGGGGCACAAAGGCACATTCGGGCGGGTGCTCATCATTGGCGGTAGCGTCAACTACCCCGGCGCCCCCGGTCTGGCAGCCATGGCCGCCCTGCGCAGTGGCGCGGGGTTGATTACGCTCGGTGTACCCGACCTGGTGGCGATGGCGCTTGCCCCCAAGCAAGACCTCACCAACTGCACCTGGCTCATGCTCCCCCACGACCTGGGCGCACTCAAACCGGACGCCATCAAAGTCCTCGCCGACGAGATTCCCGCCTACGACGCTCTGGTTTTGGGACCCGGTTTGGGGCAAGAAGAGATGACCTTTGCGTTTGTATGGGCGCTGTTGGGGCTTCGCGCGCATGTTGCGCCACGACCGAGCGGCATCGGCTTCATCAAAGAACACGCCACCCCCGAACCAGAAGCCCCGACACTGCCCCCCACCGTGATTGACGCCGACGCGCTGAACGCCTTGGCAGCGTTCGATGAAGAATGGGCGCCGCGCCTGCCCCCCAATCACTTCGTGCTCACGCCGCATCCGGGCGAAATGGCGCGTCTCTGCGGGGTTGAACCGTCGTATGTGCAGGCGAACCGTCTCCAACTGGCGCAGCAAAAAGCGCAAGAATGGCAACAAACCGTTGTGCTCAAAGGCGCCTACACCATCATTGCCGCGCCGGATGGGCACGTTAGTGTGTCGCCGTTTGCCACGCCCGTGCTCGCAACCGCAGGCACCGGCGACGTGCTGGCGGGGTTGATTGGCGGCTTGCTGGCGCAGGGGCTCGCCCCTTACGACGCGGCACGCCTGGGCGTCTTCTTGCATGGGCTTGCGGGGCGTTTGCTGGCGGACGAGTACGAGACCGACCGGGGCGTCCTGGCGACCGAGGTGGCGCAATGGCTGACACACGCCATCTCGGCGCTTGCCAACATTGCGGGCGAATAA
- a CDS encoding ATP-binding protein: MKDIRDILEQSRLTKLDAVSSTNSNNPTPAQRDVCPICKGAGFVRKDVPPGHPLFGRAIPCTCKRTELLQKRRSTIERFSALGLLKHMTFETFHPDGIGLQPHQRQSLRLAYDICRQYAERPRGWLVLLGNYGCGKTHLAAAIANERLKRGEEVLFFVVPDLLDYLRAAFNPNNEETQDERFEQIRTAPLLILDDLGTHAATPWAQEKLFQIFNYRYNAQLPTVVTTNHALDEIESRIRSRLEDQSLSQIVHIKAPDYRHGRSDEHQDLSTLHLLSHMTFETFDLRAIELKGEDREKLFQAVRIARRFAQNPSGWLVFVGGYGVGKTHLAAAIANEAVAHGHEALFIVVPDLLDHLRATFNPSSPVSYDKRFEQVRRAELLVLDDLGTHSATPWAQEKLFQLFNHRYMARLPTVITMNNVETVDPRLLERMMEMKMVGAGSLIKLDIPPYRGLAKRKPHPPNM; this comes from the coding sequence ATGAAAGACATCCGCGACATTCTGGAACAGAGTCGTTTGACGAAACTCGACGCCGTTTCCTCGACGAACTCGAATAACCCAACCCCCGCCCAGCGCGACGTCTGCCCGATTTGCAAAGGGGCGGGGTTTGTGCGTAAGGACGTGCCGCCGGGGCACCCCTTATTTGGGCGCGCCATTCCGTGCACCTGCAAACGCACAGAACTTCTGCAAAAACGCCGCTCCACTATCGAGCGGTTTAGCGCCCTCGGCTTGCTGAAACATATGACCTTCGAGACCTTCCACCCCGACGGTATCGGGCTGCAACCACACCAGCGCCAAAGCCTGCGGCTCGCCTATGACATTTGCCGCCAATACGCCGAGCGTCCGCGCGGTTGGCTGGTGTTGCTGGGCAATTATGGGTGCGGAAAAACGCACCTCGCCGCCGCCATCGCCAATGAGCGCCTGAAACGGGGCGAAGAAGTGCTCTTCTTCGTCGTCCCCGACTTGCTGGATTACTTGCGTGCGGCGTTCAACCCCAACAACGAAGAAACCCAGGACGAACGCTTTGAGCAAATTCGCACCGCGCCGCTCCTCATCCTCGACGATCTGGGCACACACGCCGCCACACCCTGGGCGCAAGAAAAACTCTTCCAGATTTTCAACTATCGCTACAACGCCCAACTGCCCACCGTGGTGACCACCAACCACGCTCTGGACGAAATCGAAAGCCGCATCCGCTCACGGCTGGAAGACCAATCGCTGAGCCAAATCGTGCACATCAAAGCGCCGGATTACCGCCACGGGCGCTCAGACGAACACCAGGACCTTTCGACGCTCCATCTACTCAGCCACATGACCTTTGAGACATTCGACCTGCGCGCCATCGAACTCAAAGGCGAAGACCGCGAAAAACTGTTCCAGGCGGTACGGATTGCACGCCGCTTTGCCCAAAACCCCAGCGGCTGGCTCGTCTTTGTGGGGGGGTACGGCGTGGGGAAAACCCACCTCGCCGCCGCCATCGCCAACGAAGCCGTCGCCCACGGGCACGAAGCGCTGTTCATCGTCGTGCCCGATTTGCTAGACCATTTGCGCGCCACCTTCAACCCGTCCAGCCCCGTCAGTTATGACAAGCGGTTCGAGCAAGTGCGCCGCGCCGAATTGCTGGTGCTGGATGATTTGGGGACCCACAGCGCCACCCCCTGGGCGCAAGAAAAATTGTTCCAACTCTTCAACCACCGCTACATGGCACGGTTGCCCACCGTGATTACCATGAACAATGTTGAAACAGTAGACCCGCGCTTGCTGGAACGCATGATGGAGATGAAAATGGTCGGTGCGGGCAGTCTCATCAAACTTGACATCCCGCCCTACCGAGGGCTAGCCAAACGCAAACCGCACCCCCCCAACATGTGA
- a CDS encoding molybdopterin molybdotransferase MoeA — translation MNKTPVVEHRTVEEARRDILTAFQRLPAERIALHEALGRVLAEDIRAPHDVPPFRNSAMDGYAVQAADVQHATPDQPVFLRVVATIAAGGTPTRPLRAGEAMRIMTGAPVPEGADAVVRFEETSDTWAPEERPPEQVAILNPVRPGDNVREAGEDVRQGTVVLPAGTRLTPAGLGVLASLGFPEVPCVRQPRVGILATGDELVQPGEPLAPGKIRNSNEYVNAALVRRAGGIPVPLGIARDTVEALTGKVHEALALGVDMLITSAGVSVGDYDFVKHVLAAEGEMHFWQVSIKPGKPLAFGLLRAPDGRSVPLLGLPGNPVAAYVAFEVFARPAIRKMAGLTPILRPTIKARLQEDVRNSGRRHYMRARVWRDAESGELRVSTKGDSLRVQGSGILSALVWANAFAIIPETTAHVPAGTWIEVELLDVPEHALPLIDPTVAQYEA, via the coding sequence ATGAACAAAACACCCGTCGTTGAACATCGTACCGTCGAAGAAGCCCGCCGCGACATTCTCACTGCGTTTCAACGCCTGCCGGCGGAACGCATCGCACTGCATGAGGCGCTGGGGCGTGTCCTCGCCGAGGATATCCGCGCCCCGCACGATGTCCCCCCCTTTCGCAACTCCGCCATGGACGGCTACGCTGTGCAAGCCGCCGACGTCCAACACGCCACCCCCGACCAACCGGTTTTCCTGCGCGTCGTCGCGACGATTGCCGCAGGCGGAACGCCCACCCGCCCGCTTCGTGCAGGCGAAGCCATGCGCATCATGACCGGCGCGCCGGTGCCCGAAGGCGCCGACGCTGTGGTGCGCTTTGAGGAAACCAGCGATACATGGGCGCCCGAAGAGCGTCCCCCCGAACAGGTTGCCATTTTGAACCCCGTGCGCCCCGGCGACAACGTGCGCGAAGCCGGCGAAGACGTGCGCCAAGGCACGGTCGTGCTGCCCGCCGGCACACGGCTGACCCCGGCGGGGTTGGGCGTGCTCGCTTCGTTGGGCTTCCCCGAAGTGCCGTGCGTGCGCCAGCCGCGCGTGGGCATTTTGGCGACCGGCGACGAGTTGGTGCAACCGGGAGAACCACTCGCGCCAGGGAAAATTCGCAACTCCAACGAGTATGTCAACGCTGCCCTGGTGCGCCGCGCAGGGGGAATTCCGGTGCCGCTCGGCATTGCCCGCGATACCGTTGAAGCGTTGACCGGCAAAGTGCACGAAGCGCTTGCGCTGGGCGTGGACATGCTCATCACCTCAGCCGGCGTCTCCGTCGGCGATTACGATTTCGTCAAGCACGTGCTGGCTGCCGAAGGCGAAATGCACTTCTGGCAAGTGAGCATCAAGCCGGGAAAACCGCTCGCCTTTGGCTTGCTGCGCGCCCCCGATGGGCGCTCCGTGCCCCTGCTGGGGTTGCCCGGCAACCCGGTGGCGGCGTATGTGGCGTTTGAAGTCTTTGCGCGCCCCGCCATCCGCAAAATGGCCGGGCTCACGCCAATTCTGCGCCCCACCATCAAAGCCCGTTTGCAAGAAGATGTCCGCAACAGCGGTCGGCGGCACTACATGCGCGCCCGTGTCTGGCGTGACGCCGAAAGCGGTGAGTTGCGCGTCAGCACCAAAGGCGACAGCCTGCGCGTGCAAGGTTCCGGCATCCTGAGTGCGCTTGTCTGGGCAAATGCTTTCGCTATCATACCCGAAACGACCGCCCATGTCCCCGCTGGGACGTGGATTGAGGTCGAACTTTTGGATGTGCCCGAACATGCCTTGCCGCTGATTGACCCAACGGTCGCTCAGTACGAGGCATGA
- a CDS encoding DsbA family protein has product MAKVKRQKTQSPTKQQDIFQKPAFWLGSGGLLFVLIILLAFFANRSGASAPDVQAVSGRFAELGAVGRAVGPEDAPVKIVEFSDYSCPHCLTAHKTLLDPILEYVEQGQVRFEVHPVAFLGEPTVMATQAALCAQEQGMFWPYHDRLFRAQEQYGRSAFTDVRLKEYATEVGLDLDVFAECLDSQKYLAEVQRLTREANSEGVVATPTFFINGQKIEGALPEDQFRQRIEAALP; this is encoded by the coding sequence GTGGCCAAAGTCAAACGTCAAAAAACTCAATCGCCCACAAAACAACAAGATATTTTCCAAAAACCGGCTTTCTGGCTGGGGAGCGGGGGGCTTTTGTTCGTGCTGATCATCTTGCTGGCGTTCTTCGCCAACCGCAGTGGGGCATCAGCGCCTGATGTGCAGGCTGTCAGTGGGCGCTTTGCCGAGTTGGGGGCTGTGGGACGCGCCGTCGGTCCCGAAGACGCGCCGGTCAAAATCGTCGAATTTAGCGACTACTCATGCCCCCACTGTCTGACGGCACACAAAACACTGCTGGACCCCATTCTGGAATACGTAGAGCAGGGGCAAGTGCGTTTTGAAGTGCACCCCGTCGCCTTCCTGGGCGAACCGACTGTTATGGCAACGCAAGCCGCCCTCTGTGCACAGGAACAAGGCATGTTCTGGCCCTATCACGACCGTCTGTTCCGCGCCCAGGAGCAATACGGGCGCAGCGCCTTCACCGACGTGCGGCTGAAAGAATACGCCACCGAGGTTGGGCTTGACCTGGACGTTTTCGCCGAATGTCTGGACAGCCAAAAATACCTGGCGGAAGTCCAGCGGTTGACACGCGAAGCCAACAGCGAAGGCGTTGTCGCCACACCGACCTTCTTCATCAACGGGCAAAAAATCGAAGGCGCACTGCCCGAAGACCAGTTCCGCCAGCGCATCGAAGCCGCCTTGCCATGA
- the dnaB gene encoding replicative DNA helicase — translation MTERPTRILPYNIEAEEAVLGAMLIDPEAITKIAPFLRPEDFYREKHRWIYEALLNLHERDEPADELTIADELERMGRLSDVGGIAAIHELALKVPTALHIEHYGRIVERNAVLRRLIEAAENIARLAYENSEDDISEIIDRAESLLFAVSQHRLTGAMIPIQQILGEFYEQVEKLFIERHPVGLPTGFTDLDRLLGGFQPGDLIILAARPSMGKTAFSLSITENVALQQNARVAFFSLEMSADQLVQRLVSSQTGINAQKLRVGPITEEDLQRVSMAVDTLRNTRIFIDETPAISPIELRTKARRVASEHGLDLIVVDYLQLMRGVGRTENRVQEISQISRSLKALARELRVPVLALSQLSRQVESRHDKRPMLSDLRESGSIEQDADVVMFIYRDEVYNKETDKPNIAEIIVAKHRNGPTGVVELRFVRENAKFSNLETIYVEEDFGPIEGDLDDIIF, via the coding sequence ATGACTGAACGCCCAACGCGCATTTTGCCATACAACATCGAAGCCGAAGAAGCCGTCTTGGGGGCAATGCTCATTGACCCTGAGGCGATTACCAAAATAGCACCGTTTTTGCGCCCCGAAGACTTTTACCGCGAAAAACATCGCTGGATTTACGAGGCGCTCCTCAATCTGCATGAGCGCGATGAACCCGCCGACGAATTGACGATTGCCGACGAATTGGAGCGCATGGGGCGGCTCAGCGACGTGGGAGGCATCGCCGCCATCCACGAACTGGCGCTCAAAGTCCCCACCGCCCTGCACATCGAACATTACGGGCGCATCGTCGAACGCAATGCGGTGCTCCGTCGCCTGATTGAAGCCGCCGAAAACATCGCCCGCCTCGCCTACGAAAACAGCGAGGACGATATCTCCGAAATCATCGACCGCGCCGAGTCGTTGCTCTTTGCCGTCTCACAACACCGCCTGACCGGCGCGATGATTCCCATCCAGCAAATTCTGGGCGAATTTTATGAGCAGGTCGAAAAGCTGTTCATCGAACGCCACCCGGTCGGGTTGCCCACCGGCTTTACCGACCTGGACCGCCTGCTGGGCGGTTTTCAGCCGGGCGACCTCATCATTCTCGCCGCCCGCCCCAGCATGGGGAAAACCGCGTTCTCGCTTTCGATTACCGAGAACGTCGCCCTGCAACAAAACGCGCGTGTGGCGTTCTTCAGCCTGGAAATGAGCGCCGACCAGCTGGTGCAACGCCTTGTTTCCAGCCAAACCGGCATCAACGCCCAAAAGCTGCGTGTCGGTCCCATCACCGAAGAAGATTTGCAGCGTGTCTCAATGGCGGTGGATACGTTGCGCAACACCCGCATCTTCATTGATGAAACCCCCGCCATCAGCCCTATCGAACTGCGCACCAAAGCCCGCCGCGTCGCCAGCGAGCACGGGCTTGACTTGATAGTCGTGGACTACTTGCAGCTGATGCGCGGCGTAGGGCGCACCGAAAACCGCGTGCAAGAAATCTCGCAAATCAGCCGCTCGCTCAAAGCATTGGCGCGCGAACTGCGTGTGCCGGTTTTGGCGCTTTCGCAGTTGAGCCGCCAGGTCGAAAGCCGACACGACAAGCGCCCCATGCTCAGCGACCTGCGCGAAAGTGGTTCCATTGAGCAGGACGCCGACGTGGTCATGTTCATCTACCGCGATGAGGTGTACAATAAAGAGACCGACAAACCCAACATCGCCGAAATTATCGTTGCGAAGCACCGCAACGGTCCTACCGGCGTGGTGGAATTGCGGTTTGTGCGCGAAAACGCCAAATTCAGCAATCTCGAAACCATTTACGTTGAAGAAGATTTTGGTCCCATTGAAGGCGACCTGGACGATATTATTTTCTGA
- a CDS encoding helix-turn-helix transcriptional regulator, with translation MSESIRDKQARLFRLTHLLYRHPQGLRVRDIAEMFGVSVRTIQRDLKALEEAGVPLWSTEDEEPNAPRYGIVEGFYIPPLQLTLSEATALYLAARLFCRNADESTPEIAQAFAQLATVLPETLARALQDTIQDLTKRGEDRQFRHVLETLALGWATGRKVRIRYRAASREESREHVIAPYLLEPGNKTVYVLARLEGRDDREPLIVTFKMERILQAQLLDETYELPEDFLPSSVLRHAWGIIWNDEVEEVVLRFAPEVARRVDESIWHPSQVVEPLPDGGRLMRLRVSGTLEIEPWIKSWGAAVEVLEPASLRRKLAEEARQLAALYADEQDAQGA, from the coding sequence ATGTCTGAGTCTATTCGCGATAAGCAAGCCCGTTTGTTCCGCCTCACCCATTTGCTCTATCGGCACCCCCAGGGGTTGCGCGTGCGCGACATTGCCGAGATGTTTGGTGTTTCGGTGCGCACCATTCAGCGCGATTTGAAGGCGCTGGAAGAGGCGGGCGTGCCGTTGTGGAGCACCGAGGATGAAGAGCCCAACGCCCCCCGCTATGGGATTGTGGAAGGGTTTTATATTCCCCCGTTGCAGTTGACACTGAGCGAAGCCACGGCGCTCTATCTGGCGGCGCGGCTCTTTTGCCGCAACGCCGATGAAAGCACGCCGGAGATTGCGCAAGCCTTTGCCCAACTGGCAACGGTTTTGCCGGAAACGCTGGCGCGCGCCTTGCAGGATACCATTCAGGATTTGACGAAGCGCGGCGAAGACCGCCAGTTTCGCCATGTGTTGGAAACGCTGGCTTTGGGCTGGGCGACCGGGCGAAAGGTGCGCATTCGCTACCGGGCGGCATCGCGTGAGGAGAGCCGCGAGCATGTGATTGCCCCTTATCTGCTGGAACCGGGCAACAAAACGGTCTATGTGCTGGCGCGTCTGGAAGGGCGCGATGACCGCGAGCCGCTTATTGTCACATTCAAGATGGAGCGCATTTTGCAGGCGCAACTGCTCGATGAGACCTATGAACTCCCCGAAGATTTCTTGCCGTCCTCAGTCTTGCGGCATGCGTGGGGCATTATCTGGAATGACGAGGTCGAAGAGGTGGTGCTGCGGTTTGCGCCCGAAGTGGCGCGGCGCGTGGATGAAAGTATCTGGCACCCGTCGCAGGTGGTTGAACCGTTGCCCGATGGCGGGCGGTTGATGCGGTTGCGCGTGAGTGGAACGCTCGAAATCGAGCCCTGGATCAAGTCGTGGGGGGCGGCGGTGGAAGTGCTGGAACCGGCCTCTTTGCGGCGCAAACTGGCGGAAGAAGCGCGACAATTGGCGGCTTTGTACGCTGATGAGCAAGATGCGCAAGGCGCATGA
- a CDS encoding winged helix-turn-helix transcriptional regulator — protein sequence MPHKKTEHQLSQSKCPIARAAALVGDPWVLLILRELREEARRFNELRNAIANISPRTLSARLKFLEQEGIVARTVIPETPPHVEYSLTEKGRALVPIIAQLQEYGETWLKT from the coding sequence ATGCCCCATAAAAAGACCGAGCATCAACTTTCTCAATCCAAATGCCCCATTGCGCGTGCGGCGGCGCTTGTCGGCGACCCCTGGGTTTTGCTCATTCTGCGCGAACTCCGCGAAGAGGCGCGCCGTTTCAACGAACTGCGCAACGCCATCGCCAACATCAGCCCGCGCACCCTCTCGGCGCGGCTCAAATTTTTGGAACAGGAAGGCATTGTGGCGCGCACCGTCATTCCCGAAACCCCGCCGCACGTGGAATACAGCCTGACCGAAAAAGGGCGCGCGCTGGTGCCCATCATCGCCCAACTGCAAGAATACGGCGAAACGTGGCTGAAAACATAA
- a CDS encoding DnaD domain-containing protein has translation MKTFDGFPDGNLRFTPLPDLFFSELLPHIDDLAELKLTLHCFWRLYRQPKRAYLREPELQADGVLLQSIKRPGQPPEETLAEALERAVYRGTLLALRVEHKGQSETWYFLNTARGRQARAAIEARLRQTNVLVQPVEPTTVPDERPLIFKLYEDNIGLLQPVIAEELREAAATYPETWIQEAFRLAAERNKRNWRYIRAILERWAREGKDDERHPRHSGTESFDETRRRFLDELE, from the coding sequence ATGAAGACTTTCGACGGGTTTCCCGACGGCAACCTGCGTTTCACACCTTTGCCGGATTTGTTTTTCAGCGAACTGCTACCGCACATTGACGATTTGGCAGAGTTGAAACTGACGCTACACTGTTTTTGGCGCCTCTATCGCCAACCCAAGCGCGCCTATCTTCGCGAGCCGGAACTGCAAGCCGACGGGGTATTGCTCCAAAGCATCAAACGCCCCGGGCAACCGCCGGAAGAAACCTTGGCGGAAGCCCTTGAACGCGCCGTCTATCGCGGCACACTGCTGGCGCTCCGTGTCGAACACAAAGGGCAAAGCGAAACGTGGTACTTTCTCAACACCGCACGCGGACGCCAGGCGCGAGCGGCGATTGAAGCCCGCTTGCGCCAAACCAACGTGTTGGTACAACCTGTCGAACCAACCACCGTACCCGATGAGCGACCACTCATCTTCAAACTCTATGAAGACAACATCGGGCTTCTGCAACCGGTGATTGCCGAAGAACTGCGTGAAGCCGCCGCAACATATCCCGAGACCTGGATTCAGGAAGCCTTTCGGTTGGCGGCGGAACGCAACAAACGCAACTGGCGCTACATCCGTGCAATTCTCGAACGGTGGGCACGAGAAGGAAAAGACGATGAAAGACATCCGCGACATTCTGGAACAGAGTCGTTTGACGAAACTCGACGCCGTTTCCTCGACGAACTCGAATAA